A stretch of Plectropomus leopardus isolate mb chromosome 24, YSFRI_Pleo_2.0, whole genome shotgun sequence DNA encodes these proteins:
- the LOC121962702 gene encoding gap junction gamma-1 protein-like, with product MSWSFLTRLLDEISNHSTFVGKIWLTVLIIFRIVLTAVGGETIYYDEQSKFVCNTQQPGCENVCYDAFAPLSHVRFWIFQVILITTPTIMYLGFAMHKIARMEDSEYRPIRNQKKRMPIVNRGAVRDYEEAEDNGEEDPMVAEEIEQEKPDKAGNGSEKKHDGRRRILRDGLMKVYVCQLLWRSGFEIAFLFGQYILYGFEVIPSYVCTRTPCPHSVDCFVSRPTEKTIFLLVMYVVSFLCLLLTIFEIIHLGIGGIRDTFRRRATLASRNRPPTSSRAMPTAPPGYHATMKKEKLKGLRDSPMGDSGRESFGDEGPSSRELERLRRHLKLAQQHLDLAYQADEGSPSRSSSPEVNTAAQTAAEQNRLNFAQEKQGEASEKGIHA from the exons ATGAGTTGGAGCTTCCTCACTCGTCTGCTGGATGAGATCTCCAACCACTCCACCTTCGTGGGGAAGATTTGGCTGACGGTGCTCATCATCTTCCGCATCGTGCTGACAGCCGTCGGGGGCGAAACCATCTACTACGATGAACAGAGTAAATTTGTGTGCAACACGCAGCAGCCCGGATGTGAGAACGTGTGCTACGACGCGTTTGCTCCTCTCTCACATGTACGATTCTGGATCTTTCAG GTGATCCTAATTACCACACCGACCATTATGTACCTGGGCTTCGCCATGCACAAGATCGCACGAATGGAGGACAGCGAGTACCGGCCCATCCGGAACCAGAAGAAGAGGATGCCGATTGTCAACCGTGGGGCCGTTCGAGACTACGAGGAGGCGGAGGACAACGGAGAGGAAGACCCCATGGTTGCTGAAGAGATTGAACAAGAAAAGCCTGACAAAGCAGGAAATG GCTCTGAGAAAAAGCATGACGGTCGGAGGAGGATCCTGCGGGATGGCCTGATGAAGGTCTACGTGTGCCAGCTGCTGTGGCGCTCTGGCTTCGAGATCGCCTTCCTTTTTGGCCAGTACATCCTCTACGGCTTTGAGGTGATTCCCTCATATGTCTGCACTCGCACACCGTGTCCGCACAGTGTGGACTGCTTTGTGTCCCGCCCCACTGAGAAGACCATTTTCCTTCTGGTGATGTACGTTGTGTCCTTCCTCTGCCTGCTCCTCACCATCTTTGAAATCATCCATCTGGGGATCGGAGGCATCCGCGACACCTTCCGCAGGCGGGCCACGCTCGCCTCACGCAACCGCCCTCCAACCTCATCTCGTGCCATGCCCACAGCTCCACCAGGATACCACGCCACCATGAAGAAGGAGAAACTGAAAGGGCTGAGGGACTCGCCGATGGGTGACTCCGGGCGGGAGAGTTTCGGGGACGAGGGGCCATCATCTAGGGAGCTGGAGCGGTTGAGGAGGCACCTGAAGCTGGCCCAGCAGCACCTGGACCTGGCCTACCAGGCAGATGAAGGAAGCCCTTCACGAAGCAGCAGCCCAGAGGTCAATACGGCTGCACAGACGGCTGCAGAGCAGAACCGCCTCAACTTTGCGCAGGAGAAGCAGGGGGAGGCAAGCGAGAAAG GAATACATGCCTGA
- the inha gene encoding inhibin alpha chain, translating to MKYFTPNSVKQLSYSTVTMSCALIILAPLWINVLTQTCRGEELSREAVLSWFRERLLEGLGLEEPPLTTVQGSNGDTAQPEARHAPRRAPRTSRTAWVNHQTSQTQEMSQIILFPSSDSSCTSTDSSPGDLSNSHFTYYFQPSVNNQETLVTSAHFWFFTGKETQTNSSAQLFAVTSTQKLLLVADAPSKTSSDGWTTYHLDQNLLAPVAEGPFLLQVRCPSCQCLNNEADKTPFLHLNAQPRGPVRSTRHAPLTIPWSPSAIDLLQRPPQNRPQLSDCNRAQIDISFEELGWDNWIVHPKVLTFYYCHGNCSAWDRPNAMLGITQCCAPVPGTMRSLRITTTSDGGYSFKYETLPNIIPEECTCI from the exons CAATGTTCTGACACAAACCTGCAGGGGAGAGGAGCTGTCCCGGGAAGCGGTGTTGTCCTGGTTCAGAGAGCGGCTCCTGGAGGGCCTCGGGCTAGAGGAGCCGCCGCTGACCACAGTGCAGGGTTCTAACGGGGACACGGCACAGCCAGAAGCAAGGCATGCACCCCGGAGGGCCCCCAGGACAAGCAGGACAGCGTGGGTTAACCATCAAACCAGTCAAACCCAGGAGATGTCTCAAATTATTCTGTTCCCCAGTTCTG ACTCATCCTGCACCAGCACTGACTCATCACCTGGAGATCTCAGCAACAGCCACTTCACATATTACTTCCAGCCCTCAGTGAACAACCAGGAAACCCTGGTCACATCTGCCCATTTCTGGTTCTTCACAGGCAAAGAAACCCAAACTAACTCCTCTGCCCAGCTGTTCGCTGTCACTTCAACACAGAAGCTTCTTCTGGTGGCGGATGCTCCATCAAAGACGAGCTCAGACGGATGGACCACCTACCACCTGGATCAAAACCTGCTGGCTCCTGTGGCTGAGGGCCCTTTCCTGCTTCAGGTCCGCTGCCCATCCTGTCAGTGCCTCAACAACGAAGCAGACAAGACACCCTTTCTCCACCTCAACGCTCAGCCTCGTGGCCCTGTCCGCTCAACCCGCCACGCACCCTTAACCATCCCCTGGTCTCCCTCAGCTATCGACTTGCTGCAGCGGCCCCCACAGAACAGACCTCAGCTCAGCGACTGCAACAGAGCACAGATTGACATCAGCTTTGAGGAGCTGGGCTGGGACAACTGGATTGTCCATCCAAAGGTGCTGACTTTCTATTACTGTCATGGTAACTGCTCTGCCTGGGATCGACCCAACGCCATGCTAGGGATCACACAGTGCTGCGCTCCGGTCCCGGGAACCATGAGGTCGCTGAGGATCACCACAACGTCTGACGGCGGGTACTCGTTCAAGTATGAGACCTTGCCCAACATAATACCTGAGGAGTGCACTTGTATCTGA